A single region of the Deinococcus misasensis DSM 22328 genome encodes:
- a CDS encoding HD-GYP domain-containing protein, whose protein sequence is MVHPPEVEQPDMQRPVKVPSGTPNWRPAARVAGVYLLVSVLWILVTDHLLYEIPAFKGFLEQVSTAKGIFFVLASAGLIFVLVQQATHKLTHANQELSVSLSTLQEQQQQLAETYTAAVEGWTHALELRDDETHEHTRRVTEISVKLGQKLGLDEKQLQQIYWGGLLHDIGKMAVPDSILLKPDKLTPEEFQTMQQHPVYARRWLEHVGFLGEARDIPYHHHEKWDGSGYPAGLKGENIPLYARIFALADVYDALTSDRPYRKAMTVPEALQIIQQGIGTHFDPEVAKVFLQMVTEGHEDHRESRG, encoded by the coding sequence ATGGTGCATCCCCCCGAAGTGGAACAACCGGACATGCAGAGGCCCGTCAAAGTCCCCTCTGGCACCCCCAATTGGCGACCAGCAGCAAGGGTTGCTGGGGTGTATCTGCTGGTGTCGGTGTTGTGGATTCTGGTGACCGATCACCTGTTGTACGAAATTCCTGCTTTCAAGGGTTTTCTGGAACAGGTCAGCACCGCCAAAGGGATCTTTTTTGTGCTGGCATCCGCAGGATTGATTTTTGTGCTGGTTCAGCAGGCCACGCACAAACTCACCCATGCCAATCAGGAGTTGTCCGTTTCCCTGAGCACTTTGCAAGAACAGCAACAGCAACTGGCAGAAACCTACACGGCTGCGGTGGAAGGCTGGACCCATGCGCTGGAACTGCGTGACGATGAAACCCATGAACACACGCGCCGGGTGACCGAAATCAGTGTGAAGCTGGGCCAGAAACTCGGGTTGGACGAAAAACAACTCCAGCAGATTTACTGGGGTGGATTGTTGCACGACATCGGGAAAATGGCTGTTCCTGACAGCATCCTGCTCAAGCCCGACAAATTGACCCCAGAGGAATTCCAAACCATGCAGCAGCACCCTGTCTATGCCCGACGCTGGCTGGAGCATGTCGGTTTTCTGGGCGAGGCCCGAGACATCCCTTACCACCACCACGAGAAATGGGACGGCTCGGGATATCCCGCAGGTCTCAAAGGCGAAAACATTCCTTTGTATGCCCGGATTTTCGCTCTGGCCGATGTGTACGACGCCCTGACCAGTGACCGCCCTTACCGCAAGGCCATGACGGTCCCAGAGGCCCTTCAGATCATCCAGCAGGGCATTGGCACCCATTTTGATCCTGAGGTGGCAAAAGTGTTTTTACAGATGGTGACAGAGGGGCATGAAGATCATCGGGAGTCCCGAGGGTGA
- the clpS gene encoding ATP-dependent Clp protease adapter ClpS — MTEARTETRTQTQRPPLYKVILLNDDYTPMDYVVRVLIDFFRKSPAQATRIMMAVHQEGSGVCGVYPFEVAETKVHQVNSDARQHGFPLKCIMEAE; from the coding sequence ATGACAGAGGCCCGTACCGAAACGCGGACCCAGACCCAGCGTCCGCCCCTGTACAAAGTGATTTTGCTCAATGATGATTACACGCCCATGGATTACGTGGTGCGCGTCCTGATTGACTTTTTTCGCAAGAGCCCGGCGCAGGCCACCCGAATCATGATGGCGGTCCATCAGGAAGGCTCGGGGGTGTGTGGGGTGTATCCCTTTGAAGTGGCAGAAACCAAAGTGCATCAGGTGAATTCCGATGCCCGTCAGCATGGCTTTCCCCTCAAATGCATCATGGAGGCAGAATGA
- the clpA gene encoding ATP-dependent Clp protease ATP-binding subunit ClpA, with the protein MITETLEQSIQRAVQLAHSYGHEYITLEHMLYALMDDEDARPVLLACGIDLSILEDALETEFDNMEGFDDARPTSTLAFDRVLQRALRQMRSAQQEQVTGAQVLVALLDEDTSVARFLLEEQGMTRLDAIEFISHGKRKHQVTTEQPGMPTQLPLGNPENDPLKLYCVDLTEKARDGQIDPMIGRDAEVERTMQVLARRTKNNPVLVGEPGVGKTAIVEGLARKIALGEVPELLSDMTLYSLDMGALLAGTRYRGDFEERLKAVIAALEGRKVILFIDEIHTIVRAGAVEGGAMDASNLLKPALSKGHLRTIGATTYEEYKHLEKDRALGRRFQKIDVPEPSQEDAVKILEGIAPYYEKHHNLKFTRAALRAAVELSSQYITDRRLPDKAIDVIDEAGALEILKPPSKRAKTITPKHMEAVVAKIARLPLGAIQKTEQTKLQDLEAELLQVVYGQDQAVKEVSDTVKLARAGLRQEGKPVGAFLFAGPTGVGKTELAKQLAKVLGAEFLRFDMSEYMEKHSVARLIGAPPGYVGFDQGGLLTDQVMRYPQSVVLLDEIEKAHPDVYNILLQVMDYGKLTDHNGKHIDFRGVVLILTTNAGAEESAKSPVGFGRTLRVGEDIEAIKRTFTPEFRNRLDAIVSFKPLARETMGLVVNKFLRELQGQLKAKNVVLNVNELAVQWFSEKGYDPAMGARPLARVIQEHLKKPLADAILFGKLNKGGEVQVTVKEGKLSLDIAEN; encoded by the coding sequence ATGATCACCGAAACCCTTGAACAGAGCATCCAGAGGGCGGTGCAACTGGCCCACAGTTATGGCCATGAGTACATTACCTTGGAGCACATGCTCTATGCCCTGATGGACGACGAAGATGCCCGTCCGGTGTTGCTGGCCTGCGGCATCGACCTGTCCATTCTGGAAGACGCTCTGGAAACCGAGTTCGACAACATGGAAGGCTTCGACGATGCCCGTCCGACATCCACGCTGGCCTTTGACCGGGTGCTGCAAAGGGCTTTGCGCCAGATGCGCTCTGCCCAGCAGGAACAGGTGACGGGGGCACAGGTGCTGGTGGCCCTGCTCGATGAAGACACCTCGGTGGCCCGGTTTCTGCTGGAAGAACAGGGCATGACCCGTCTGGATGCCATCGAGTTCATTTCACATGGCAAGCGCAAGCACCAGGTCACCACCGAACAACCCGGAATGCCCACCCAACTGCCTTTGGGCAATCCAGAGAATGACCCTCTGAAGCTGTACTGCGTGGACCTCACCGAAAAAGCCAGAGACGGTCAGATTGACCCGATGATTGGCCGGGATGCCGAAGTGGAGCGCACCATGCAGGTGCTGGCAAGGCGCACCAAAAACAACCCGGTGCTGGTTGGGGAACCCGGTGTGGGAAAAACCGCGATTGTTGAAGGATTGGCCCGCAAAATTGCCCTGGGGGAAGTGCCCGAGTTGCTTTCCGACATGACCCTGTATTCTTTGGACATGGGGGCGTTGCTGGCCGGAACCCGTTACCGTGGGGATTTCGAAGAACGCCTGAAAGCCGTGATTGCTGCTCTGGAAGGGCGCAAGGTGATCCTGTTCATTGATGAGATCCACACCATTGTGCGGGCTGGAGCCGTGGAAGGTGGGGCGATGGACGCCAGCAACCTGCTGAAGCCTGCCCTCAGCAAAGGGCATTTGCGCACCATCGGGGCCACCACCTACGAGGAGTACAAGCACCTTGAAAAAGACCGTGCCCTCGGGCGACGATTCCAGAAAATTGATGTTCCAGAACCCTCTCAGGAGGATGCAGTCAAAATTCTGGAGGGCATCGCCCCTTATTATGAAAAGCACCACAACCTGAAATTCACCCGGGCCGCTTTGCGTGCTGCTGTTGAACTCAGTTCCCAGTACATCACCGACCGGCGTTTGCCAGACAAAGCCATCGATGTCATCGATGAAGCGGGGGCTCTGGAAATCCTCAAGCCCCCCTCCAAACGGGCCAAAACCATCACGCCAAAACACATGGAAGCGGTGGTGGCCAAGATTGCCCGCCTGCCTCTGGGGGCCATCCAGAAAACCGAGCAGACCAAATTGCAGGACCTCGAAGCTGAACTCTTGCAGGTGGTTTACGGTCAGGATCAGGCCGTCAAAGAGGTCTCCGACACTGTGAAACTGGCCCGAGCAGGCCTCCGTCAGGAAGGCAAACCTGTGGGTGCTTTCCTGTTCGCAGGCCCCACTGGAGTGGGCAAAACCGAACTGGCCAAACAACTGGCCAAAGTGCTCGGGGCGGAATTTCTGCGCTTCGACATGTCCGAGTACATGGAAAAACACAGTGTGGCCCGCCTGATTGGTGCTCCTCCCGGCTATGTGGGCTTCGATCAGGGAGGTCTCCTGACCGATCAGGTGATGCGCTATCCCCAGAGCGTGGTCCTGCTGGACGAGATCGAAAAAGCCCACCCTGACGTGTACAACATCCTCTTACAGGTCATGGATTACGGCAAACTCACCGATCACAACGGCAAACACATCGATTTCCGTGGTGTGGTTCTGATCCTGACCACCAACGCTGGGGCAGAGGAGAGCGCAAAAAGCCCGGTGGGTTTTGGGCGCACCCTTCGGGTTGGCGAGGACATCGAAGCCATCAAACGCACCTTCACCCCTGAGTTCCGCAACCGACTGGACGCCATCGTGTCCTTCAAACCTCTGGCCCGCGAAACCATGGGTCTGGTGGTCAACAAGTTCCTGCGTGAACTTCAGGGCCAACTGAAAGCCAAAAACGTGGTTCTGAACGTGAATGAACTGGCTGTTCAGTGGTTCTCTGAAAAAGGCTACGATCCAGCCATGGGTGCCCGTCCTCTGGCACGGGTCATTCAGGAGCACCTCAAAAAACCTCTGGCAGATGCCATTTTGTTTGGCAAGTTGAACAAAGGTGGAGAGGTGCAGGTGACGGTGAAAGAGGGAAAATTGTCGTTGGACATTGCTGAAAATTGA
- a CDS encoding SMI1/KNR4 family protein codes for MLIDRLIRQLKTDPQHKVSRPRMYELFMMRGEVLPYDLRWFYNQCGEVRLFFRQERYLTLLEPTDLVQANLKITGKDYEYDISSYWYVFAQDADGEYLSIDLHPERLGHIYDTNHVNHALEGYTPIIALSFSEFLERTLESRPNYYWLNREFRGYGDAYDNIEEEWDEDAIY; via the coding sequence ATGCTGATTGACCGATTGATCCGCCAACTCAAAACCGACCCACAACACAAGGTGTCGCGTCCACGCATGTATGAACTGTTCATGATGCGGGGTGAAGTGCTGCCTTACGATTTGCGGTGGTTTTACAACCAGTGCGGAGAGGTTCGTTTGTTTTTCAGGCAAGAGCGGTATTTGACTCTGCTGGAACCCACAGATCTGGTGCAGGCCAACCTGAAAATCACCGGCAAGGACTATGAATACGACATCTCCTCTTACTGGTATGTGTTCGCACAGGATGCAGATGGAGAGTACCTGTCCATTGACCTGCACCCCGAGCGTCTGGGGCACATTTACGACACCAACCATGTGAACCACGCTCTGGAGGGTTACACCCCGATCATTGCCCTGTCGTTCAGTGAATTTCTGGAGCGCACTCTGGAATCCCGCCCCAATTATTACTGGCTGAATCGGGAATTCAGGGGGTATGGGGATGCTTATGACAACATCGAAGAAGAATGGGATGAAGACGCCATTTATTGA
- the gcvP gene encoding aminomethyl-transferring glycine dehydrogenase, whose translation MTRKSLQSLTQQDDFISRHLGPSEHEIQEMLSTLGVNSLEELVDSTLPESIRFNGELKVGRTFTEVEALADLKSKASKNKVFKSYIGMGYYGTLVPNVILRNILENPGWYTAYTPYQAEISQGRLEMLLNYQQVVMDLTAMEVANASLLDEATAAAEAMTLAKRSNKKSKSNTYFVASDVHPQTLDVIQTRAQYFGFDVVVGNPETDLQNHDVFGVQLQYPNTYGEVKDLTGVIEAAHKKGALVTVATDLMALTVLKAPGEMGADVVIGNSQRFGVPMGFGGPHAAFMACRDEYKRSAPGRIIGVSRDTRGNTAYRMAMQTREQHIRREKATSNICTAQALLANMAAAYAVYHGPETLKTIAERIERFTSLVRVALQEAGFQPNTTYFDTLTFEGNSTEIQSRALAAEINLRYENGKVGLSLDETVTLQDLAVLIEVLTGKPADLNALDQKVVSEDISGIPASLVRTSSYLQHPVFNTHHSEHGMLRYLKHLENKDYSLVHGMIPLGSCTMKLNATAEMIPVTWPEFGNIHPFAPVDQTEGYLEMITELENWLADVTGYDAVSMQPNSGAQGEYAGLLVIKKYHEARGEGHRNICLIPSSAHGTNPATASMMGMDVVVVKCDDNGNVDLEDLKAKTEKHSANLAALMVTYPSTHGVYEEAITEICDLIHQHGGQVYMDGANMNAQVGLAKPGLIGSDVSHLNLHKTFAIPHGGGGPGMGPIGVKAHLAPYLPNHKVRPVNASSTGAVSAAPYGSGAILPISWMYIKMLGNEGLKKSTEVALLNANYIARKLSGHYPVLYTGRHDRVAHECIIDIRPLKEATGITEEDIAKRLMDYGFHAPTMSFPVPGTLMIEPTESEPKAELDRFIEAMVSIRQEIREVEDGLIKAEETALHNAPHTMADLTDANWDRAYTRETAVFPSRHTRASKYWPSVNRVDNVYGDRNFVCACPPISEYEEEDLTPSLS comes from the coding sequence ATGACCCGGAAATCCCTGCAAAGCCTGACCCAGCAAGACGACTTCATCTCGCGCCACCTTGGCCCCAGTGAACACGAAATTCAAGAGATGCTTTCCACCCTCGGGGTGAACAGCCTTGAAGAACTGGTGGATTCCACCCTGCCAGAGAGCATCCGCTTCAACGGCGAATTGAAAGTGGGCCGCACCTTCACCGAAGTGGAGGCCCTCGCAGACCTGAAAAGCAAGGCCAGCAAAAACAAAGTCTTCAAAAGCTACATCGGCATGGGATATTACGGAACCCTGGTTCCCAACGTGATTTTGCGCAACATCCTGGAAAATCCCGGCTGGTACACCGCCTACACCCCTTATCAGGCAGAGATTTCTCAGGGCCGTCTGGAAATGCTGCTGAATTACCAGCAAGTGGTGATGGACCTGACCGCCATGGAAGTGGCGAACGCGAGCCTTCTGGACGAGGCCACCGCTGCCGCAGAAGCCATGACCCTTGCCAAACGCTCCAACAAAAAGAGCAAGAGCAACACCTACTTCGTGGCCAGTGATGTGCACCCCCAGACGCTGGACGTGATCCAGACCCGTGCACAGTATTTCGGCTTTGACGTGGTGGTGGGCAACCCCGAGACCGACCTCCAGAACCATGATGTGTTCGGGGTGCAACTGCAATATCCCAACACCTACGGCGAAGTGAAAGACCTGACAGGCGTCATTGAAGCGGCCCACAAAAAAGGCGCTCTGGTGACGGTGGCCACCGACCTGATGGCCCTCACGGTGCTCAAAGCCCCCGGCGAAATGGGCGCAGATGTGGTCATTGGCAACTCCCAGCGCTTCGGGGTGCCCATGGGCTTTGGTGGTCCCCACGCTGCCTTCATGGCCTGCCGTGACGAGTACAAACGCAGTGCCCCCGGACGCATCATCGGGGTGTCCAGAGACACCAGAGGCAACACCGCCTACCGCATGGCCATGCAAACCCGTGAGCAGCACATCCGCCGTGAGAAAGCCACCAGCAACATCTGCACCGCTCAGGCTTTGCTGGCCAACATGGCTGCCGCTTATGCTGTGTACCACGGTCCTGAAACCCTGAAAACCATCGCTGAACGCATTGAGCGCTTCACCTCTCTGGTGCGCGTGGCCTTGCAGGAAGCCGGGTTTCAGCCCAACACCACCTACTTTGACACCCTCACCTTCGAAGGCAACTCCACAGAAATCCAGAGCCGTGCTCTGGCCGCCGAAATCAACCTGCGTTATGAAAACGGCAAAGTGGGCCTCTCCCTTGATGAGACGGTCACCCTGCAAGACCTTGCTGTGCTGATTGAAGTGCTGACCGGCAAACCCGCAGACCTGAATGCACTGGATCAAAAAGTGGTCTCAGAGGACATCTCGGGCATTCCTGCAAGCTTGGTTCGCACCAGCAGTTACCTGCAACACCCCGTCTTCAACACCCACCACAGCGAACACGGCATGCTGCGTTACCTCAAGCACCTGGAGAACAAAGACTACAGCCTCGTGCACGGCATGATTCCTCTGGGCTCCTGCACCATGAAGCTGAACGCCACCGCCGAAATGATCCCTGTGACGTGGCCCGAGTTCGGCAACATTCACCCCTTTGCCCCCGTAGACCAGACCGAAGGTTATCTGGAGATGATCACCGAACTGGAAAACTGGCTGGCCGATGTGACCGGCTACGACGCGGTTTCCATGCAGCCCAACAGCGGTGCTCAGGGTGAATACGCTGGCCTCTTGGTCATCAAGAAGTACCACGAAGCCAGAGGAGAAGGCCACCGCAACATCTGCCTGATTCCCTCCAGTGCCCACGGCACCAACCCCGCCACCGCCAGCATGATGGGCATGGACGTGGTGGTCGTGAAGTGCGACGACAACGGCAACGTGGACCTTGAGGACCTGAAAGCCAAAACCGAGAAACACAGTGCCAACCTTGCTGCATTGATGGTGACTTACCCCTCCACCCACGGGGTCTACGAAGAGGCCATCACCGAAATCTGTGACCTGATCCACCAGCACGGCGGTCAGGTGTACATGGACGGGGCCAACATGAACGCTCAGGTGGGCCTTGCCAAACCCGGTCTCATCGGGTCAGACGTGAGCCACCTCAACCTCCACAAGACCTTCGCCATTCCCCACGGTGGTGGTGGCCCCGGCATGGGACCCATCGGCGTGAAAGCCCATCTTGCCCCCTACCTGCCCAACCACAAGGTGCGCCCTGTGAACGCCAGCAGCACCGGAGCGGTCAGTGCAGCCCCTTACGGCAGCGGAGCCATCCTGCCGATCAGCTGGATGTACATCAAGATGCTGGGCAACGAAGGCCTCAAAAAATCCACAGAAGTGGCCCTGCTGAACGCCAACTACATCGCCCGCAAACTCTCTGGACACTACCCTGTGCTGTACACCGGACGGCATGACCGGGTGGCCCACGAATGCATCATCGACATCCGTCCGCTCAAGGAAGCCACTGGCATCACCGAAGAGGACATCGCCAAGCGCCTGATGGACTACGGATTCCACGCCCCCACCATGAGTTTCCCTGTGCCCGGAACCCTGATGATCGAGCCCACCGAGTCCGAGCCCAAAGCCGAACTGGACCGCTTCATTGAGGCGATGGTCAGCATCCGTCAGGAAATCCGCGAAGTGGAAGACGGCCTGATCAAAGCCGAAGAGACCGCCCTGCACAACGCCCCCCACACCATGGCCGACCTGACCGACGCAAACTGGGACCGAGCCTACACTCGGGAAACCGCTGTGTTCCCCAGCCGTCACACCAGAGCCAGCAAATACTGGCCCAGCGTGAACCGCGTGGACAACGTGTACGGAGACCGCAACTTCGTGTGTGCCTGCCCACCCATCAGCGAATACGAAGAAGAGGACCTCACCCCGTCCCTCTCCTGA
- a CDS encoding endonuclease domain-containing protein — MSSLQTQRARTLRHKSTPAEETLWQHLRNRQLGAKFRRQHPLPPFYADFFCAEHLLVIELDGSSHLGREGYDLWRTQQLEQRGCKVLRFQNWEVHRNLEGVLEQIRQEIAGKPEQ; from the coding sequence ATGTCATCCCTTCAGACGCAGAGGGCCAGAACCCTCAGACATAAGAGCACACCTGCCGAGGAAACCCTCTGGCAACACCTGCGCAACCGACAACTGGGAGCCAAATTCAGGCGACAACATCCCCTGCCACCCTTTTATGCTGACTTTTTCTGTGCAGAACACCTGCTGGTGATCGAACTGGACGGCAGCAGCCACCTGGGGCGTGAAGGATACGACCTCTGGAGAACCCAGCAATTGGAGCAAAGGGGGTGCAAGGTGCTCCGATTTCAGAACTGGGAAGTTCACCGCAATCTGGAAGGGGTGCTGGAACAAATTCGTCAGGAGATTGCTGGGAAGCCAGAGCAGTAG
- a CDS encoding histidine kinase N-terminal 7TM domain-containing diguanylate cyclase: MQLEYTPYILPFVFSLCIMVGLALYALPKANTAARLFALVMASLGIWTFCYLMELSSVTLEGKIFWLKIKYLGSATAPLLWLVFSLVMSNQQHLLKTALTPLMVLSVLTTWGVVFTHGLHNWMWTFIETKPGFPETQSGHGFYFWIYAATCYLGILSSVVVYFNFYRTTSPFFKKQALWLLLGGFIPLAGRMTEDVFGMDLIPKIDEVIFFFLFSGVFFALALFRYGALKLVPIAHHLVVKNINAAIVVLDLMGRIVDLNPYAQKLVGPEAQDSIGKTPREILGERLQIQSLDSIPEEVTLKQGDQDACFSVQYSPIREQRGQVAGHVLVLFDITARKQAEMQLAHIARTDALTQVTNRRHFFELAEPEFQKARGLGGQLGVVMLDVDYFKKINDTYGHQIGDEVLRHVAKVCKNNLRQTDLFARYGGEEFICLVQGEDASDTQHIAEKLRQALEETPILLPDQHISITASLGVAVQGAAKSLDELIGKADEALYTSKKEGRNRVTVSGALGAGEVYT, encoded by the coding sequence ATGCAGTTGGAATACACCCCATACATCCTGCCTTTTGTCTTTTCCCTGTGCATCATGGTCGGACTGGCCCTTTATGCCCTGCCCAAAGCCAACACGGCAGCACGGCTTTTTGCACTGGTGATGGCCTCTCTGGGCATCTGGACGTTCTGCTACCTGATGGAACTCTCCAGCGTGACCTTGGAAGGCAAAATTTTCTGGCTGAAAATCAAATACCTGGGCAGTGCCACGGCCCCCCTCCTGTGGCTCGTGTTCTCACTGGTGATGAGCAACCAGCAGCACCTCCTCAAAACCGCCCTGACCCCCCTGATGGTGCTTTCGGTGCTGACCACCTGGGGCGTGGTGTTCACCCACGGACTGCACAACTGGATGTGGACCTTCATCGAAACAAAACCCGGCTTCCCTGAAACCCAGAGCGGACACGGGTTTTACTTCTGGATTTACGCTGCCACCTGCTACCTCGGGATCCTGTCCAGCGTGGTGGTGTACTTCAATTTTTACCGCACCACTTCCCCCTTCTTCAAAAAACAGGCCCTCTGGTTGCTGCTGGGCGGGTTCATTCCTCTGGCCGGACGCATGACCGAGGATGTGTTCGGGATGGACCTGATTCCCAAAATCGACGAGGTGATTTTCTTCTTCCTGTTCTCTGGGGTGTTCTTTGCACTGGCGCTTTTCAGGTATGGGGCCCTTAAACTGGTGCCGATTGCCCACCATCTGGTGGTGAAAAACATCAACGCAGCCATCGTGGTGCTGGACCTGATGGGCCGAATCGTGGACCTCAATCCCTACGCACAGAAACTGGTGGGGCCTGAGGCGCAGGACAGCATCGGCAAAACCCCCAGAGAGATTCTGGGCGAACGGCTGCAAATCCAGTCTCTGGACAGCATTCCAGAGGAAGTCACTTTAAAACAAGGGGATCAGGACGCCTGTTTCTCTGTGCAGTATTCTCCCATCCGCGAACAGCGTGGACAGGTGGCCGGACATGTGCTGGTGCTCTTTGACATCACCGCACGCAAGCAGGCTGAGATGCAACTGGCCCACATCGCCCGGACCGATGCCCTCACACAGGTCACCAACCGCCGTCACTTCTTTGAACTGGCCGAACCCGAGTTCCAGAAAGCCCGAGGGTTGGGTGGGCAACTGGGTGTGGTCATGCTGGATGTGGATTACTTCAAAAAAATCAACGACACCTACGGCCACCAGATTGGCGACGAGGTGCTGAGGCACGTGGCAAAAGTGTGCAAAAACAACCTGCGCCAGACCGACCTCTTTGCCCGTTACGGGGGCGAGGAGTTCATCTGTCTGGTGCAAGGCGAGGATGCCTCTGACACCCAGCACATTGCTGAGAAACTGCGTCAGGCTCTGGAGGAAACCCCCATCCTGCTGCCAGACCAGCACATCTCCATCACGGCCAGTCTGGGCGTGGCAGTGCAGGGGGCCGCGAAATCTCTGGATGAGTTGATTGGCAAGGCCGACGAAGCGCTGTACACCTCCAAGAAAGAGGGGCGCAATCGGGTGACGGTTTCAGGGGCTCTGGGGGCGGGAGAGGTTTACACTTAA